From the genome of Varibaculum prostatecancerukia, one region includes:
- a CDS encoding MFS transporter encodes MSDLLGASNKEEAKESKKSGVSPTVNNHAPSDFTAPKRWKLVLVLYLAGIGMGALDMGIVNPARTVIQNGLGVGDKVGVWVFTIYTLAYAAAIPVIGKIADIIGRKPVYVLAIGLFGLGSLGCGLAQDFSSLGLLLASRAIQAIGGGGMVPVATAAVGTIVPPPKRGMALGLVGMVYGVASVFGGSAGSLILDIAGQENWQWIFYINVPIAVIVVALGIWALPQENENSARKLDLPGVFILVVMITALLWAFQNLDFTKIGESLGDPNVWVGLLIFLIMLPAFWVAEVRADDPLIDFKYFATINVGTTLLFAAVSGILMMTVMFIPQFAENCMRLPSGRGGYPTIIIGLASAIGAPLSGRLTDRFGPRFVLGIGVLISTISGFMLIYWASPYPGYLSNSVSIFVMGLGLGFLMGAPLTYLILHLIPETDANSGQATLSLIRSLGTTLAPAILVGLLATAMGGLSGKVMDAMPTMEMPAMPAMTAPAPDPNGSMPQGMSPQAQGSREGMPENMGEGGQTMPPQTPGNGETMPPEAAVNGQTMPPSSQAKAPAETPTGKAATPMAKSDMGFKMSDMPASLQNKIKTADVTNVVDRTKEVAKYMFAQQEEKMKAKMGMVPPGIDKMQEQYLKDIESHRDQIETAFQMGLNEGFTRLFWFYTILSLAGILLLAGLPSKRKIDAVINPESDRGLAR; translated from the coding sequence ATGAGCGATCTACTTGGCGCTTCAAATAAAGAGGAAGCGAAAGAATCAAAGAAATCCGGAGTATCTCCGACAGTAAATAACCACGCCCCCAGCGATTTTACTGCCCCTAAGCGGTGGAAACTCGTCCTCGTCCTCTATTTAGCAGGCATCGGGATGGGCGCCCTCGATATGGGGATTGTGAACCCGGCGCGTACCGTGATTCAAAATGGGCTGGGAGTAGGCGATAAGGTTGGGGTTTGGGTTTTCACTATTTACACCCTCGCCTATGCGGCAGCGATTCCAGTAATCGGAAAAATTGCGGACATTATTGGCCGTAAACCGGTATATGTACTGGCGATTGGGCTATTTGGGCTCGGTTCCCTGGGATGCGGGCTAGCGCAAGATTTCTCTTCCCTAGGACTGTTACTAGCTTCCCGCGCCATCCAAGCCATCGGAGGCGGCGGGATGGTGCCAGTAGCAACCGCTGCAGTCGGCACCATTGTTCCTCCCCCTAAGCGCGGCATGGCCTTAGGACTGGTAGGCATGGTTTATGGCGTTGCCTCAGTGTTCGGCGGCTCTGCTGGTTCTCTCATTTTGGATATCGCCGGACAGGAAAACTGGCAATGGATCTTCTACATTAACGTTCCGATTGCGGTAATCGTGGTCGCCCTCGGAATTTGGGCGCTCCCGCAAGAAAATGAGAATTCCGCGCGCAAACTAGATTTACCAGGGGTATTTATCCTAGTAGTGATGATTACCGCCCTGTTGTGGGCATTCCAAAACCTAGACTTCACCAAGATCGGCGAATCCCTGGGAGACCCCAACGTATGGGTAGGTTTACTTATTTTCCTGATCATGCTGCCAGCATTTTGGGTAGCGGAAGTGCGCGCCGATGACCCTCTCATCGATTTTAAATACTTCGCTACTATCAACGTGGGAACTACTTTGTTGTTCGCTGCCGTATCCGGCATTTTGATGATGACCGTCATGTTCATCCCGCAATTCGCGGAAAACTGTATGCGGCTACCCTCTGGACGAGGCGGCTATCCCACGATTATTATCGGCTTGGCCTCGGCCATCGGGGCTCCATTAAGCGGACGGCTAACCGACCGTTTTGGTCCTCGCTTCGTGCTAGGGATTGGGGTGCTGATTTCTACCATTTCCGGGTTCATGTTGATTTATTGGGCGAGCCCCTACCCGGGATACCTATCGAATTCGGTTTCGATTTTCGTAATGGGTCTGGGGCTAGGATTCCTGATGGGGGCGCCTTTAACCTACCTAATCTTGCACCTGATTCCAGAAACTGACGCCAACTCCGGACAGGCGACACTCTCGCTGATCCGCTCACTGGGTACCACTTTGGCTCCCGCGATACTGGTCGGGTTACTTGCCACCGCCATGGGAGGACTATCGGGCAAAGTCATGGACGCCATGCCCACCATGGAAATGCCAGCGATGCCCGCTATGACTGCTCCGGCACCCGACCCTAACGGAAGTATGCCCCAGGGAATGTCTCCGCAGGCTCAAGGCAGCCGGGAAGGAATGCCGGAAAATATGGGCGAGGGAGGCCAGACGATGCCCCCACAAACCCCAGGTAACGGGGAAACTATGCCGCCCGAAGCCGCAGTTAACGGACAGACCATGCCCCCAAGTAGCCAGGCAAAAGCCCCAGCAGAAACGCCAACTGGGAAAGCCGCCACCCCCATGGCGAAATCCGATATGGGATTCAAGATGTCCGATATGCCTGCTTCTCTGCAAAATAAAATTAAAACCGCTGATGTAACCAACGTGGTAGATCGCACTAAAGAAGTTGCGAAATATATGTTCGCGCAGCAGGAAGAGAAAATGAAAGCCAAAATGGGGATGGTTCCTCCCGGCATCGATAAGATGCAGGAACAATATCTTAAAGATATCGAGTCCCACCGTGACCAGATAGAGACCGCGTTCCAAATGGGGCTAAATGAAGGATTCACTCGCCTGTTCTGGTTCTATACCATTTTGTCACTAGCTGGGATATTGCTCCTAGCAGGACTACCTTCCAAGCGCAAAATTGATGCCGTAATCAATCCGGAGTCGGATCGAGGTCTGGCTCGGTAA
- a CDS encoding VIT1/CCC1 transporter family protein, whose protein sequence is MKDRIHVSKMADSANKHAAVDGSQVPAVSRKQVRRWRKYLAEERLEADTYRYLARRRSGDEREVLQELSIAEERHEQYWLNLLGEDALPTPRASLRSRLLNFFTRIFGTIFMLAMMQRAEQRHDYEADLDVPKEIVADEKIHSEVVRGLAARQRATISGSFRAAVFGVNDGLVSTCALILGIFGTGVSKTTIIVTGLAGLLSGALSMGAGEYVSVRSQTELLASSSPDPESEHAIDKLNMNQNELSLVFRARGDDAATADRKAAAAFAKIKTGGHAYLESGNREYEEIGTGMKAAISSFTFFAIGAFVPLFPFLLPLSPLQGAIGAVILVGVALVIVGGIVGLLSGVNPAPKALRQLLIGYGAAGATYLLGLAIGTQL, encoded by the coding sequence TTGAAGGACCGGATTCACGTCTCTAAAATGGCTGACTCAGCTAATAAACACGCAGCTGTTGATGGCTCTCAGGTACCTGCTGTTTCCAGGAAACAGGTGCGGCGTTGGAGAAAATATCTCGCGGAAGAACGCCTGGAGGCCGACACCTATCGTTACCTGGCGCGCCGGCGTAGTGGCGATGAGCGGGAAGTGCTCCAAGAGTTATCAATCGCCGAAGAACGTCACGAACAGTATTGGTTAAATCTCCTGGGTGAGGACGCGCTGCCCACCCCGCGGGCAAGCCTACGTTCACGGCTACTTAACTTTTTCACGCGCATTTTCGGAACTATCTTTATGTTGGCGATGATGCAACGAGCAGAACAGCGGCATGATTACGAGGCAGACCTGGATGTTCCCAAGGAAATTGTGGCGGATGAAAAAATTCATTCCGAGGTGGTGCGCGGTCTGGCTGCCCGCCAACGCGCCACTATTTCTGGCAGTTTCCGGGCTGCCGTTTTCGGGGTAAACGATGGTCTGGTCTCTACCTGCGCCCTCATCCTGGGGATTTTTGGTACCGGAGTTTCTAAAACCACCATTATCGTTACTGGACTAGCGGGCTTACTGTCCGGCGCCCTCTCCATGGGAGCCGGGGAATACGTTTCGGTACGTTCTCAAACTGAACTGTTGGCTTCATCTTCCCCAGACCCCGAGTCTGAACACGCCATCGATAAGCTCAATATGAACCAAAATGAACTGTCGCTAGTGTTTCGGGCGCGGGGAGACGATGCCGCGACCGCTGACCGTAAGGCGGCTGCCGCCTTTGCCAAAATTAAGACCGGTGGACACGCCTATCTAGAATCGGGTAACCGGGAATATGAAGAAATCGGTACCGGCATGAAAGCCGCTATTTCTTCATTCACTTTCTTCGCTATTGGAGCCTTCGTCCCGCTATTCCCATTCCTTTTACCGCTTTCACCCCTGCAAGGTGCGATAGGCGCGGTGATTCTAGTAGGGGTAGCGCTAGTTATCGTAGGCGGAATTGTGGGGTTGCTTTCGGGGGTAAATCCGGCTCCCAAAGCGCTGCGACAACTGCTGATCGGCTATGGGGCGGCGGGAGCCACCTACCTGTTGGGATTAGCTATCGGCACCCAGCTCTAA
- a CDS encoding HNH endonuclease family protein, whose amino-acid sequence MGYYRLGRRRRSGKDFSWGTRIIAGFIIGLLAWAFIPGIGPDLAGLSQKGAPKVGLPNWGKSADQILSESVQTDLVKAVASLPEGEWESASPYQRSQFGIRWADVDRNGCDTRNDILRRDLSQVQTKAGTHDCVVLSGEFTEPYTGRFQRFRKGADTSSKIQIDHVVALSNAWKTGASRWDAKAREQFANDPLNLLAVDGPANQDKQDKDAASWLPPNQGFHCQYVALQTAIKQKWKLWVTPEEKRAMATVAASCPAQPLPAG is encoded by the coding sequence ATGGGGTATTACCGGTTAGGCAGACGCAGGCGTTCTGGGAAGGACTTTTCCTGGGGTACCCGCATTATTGCGGGATTTATTATTGGTTTGCTGGCATGGGCTTTTATCCCTGGAATCGGTCCGGATTTAGCGGGACTTTCCCAAAAAGGAGCCCCCAAAGTGGGGTTACCCAATTGGGGGAAAAGTGCGGATCAGATTCTCTCCGAATCGGTGCAGACCGATTTGGTAAAAGCAGTCGCCAGCCTGCCCGAGGGCGAGTGGGAAAGCGCCTCCCCCTATCAGCGTTCTCAATTCGGTATCCGTTGGGCAGATGTTGATCGCAATGGTTGTGACACCAGAAACGATATTTTACGGCGCGACTTGTCCCAGGTGCAGACCAAGGCGGGAACTCATGATTGCGTGGTGCTATCTGGAGAATTCACAGAGCCATATACTGGGCGTTTCCAACGATTTCGTAAAGGGGCAGACACCTCCAGCAAGATTCAGATTGACCATGTAGTCGCCCTCTCTAATGCCTGGAAAACCGGAGCCAGCAGGTGGGATGCTAAAGCTCGTGAACAGTTCGCCAACGACCCCTTAAATCTGCTGGCGGTTGATGGTCCGGCGAATCAAGATAAACAAGATAAGGATGCCGCCAGTTGGCTGCCCCCTAACCAGGGATTTCATTGTCAATACGTGGCTTTGCAGACCGCGATTAAACAAAAGTGGAAGCTGTGGGTTACTCCGGAGGAAAAGCGGGCGATGGCGACAGTGGCAGCGTCCTGCCCCGCGCAGCCCCTCCCCGCTGGTTAG
- a CDS encoding trimeric intracellular cation channel family protein yields the protein MPTSSLAPEVIEIWFRAVDVTGVFCAAVIGAKLARERRFDAVGFATLAVISALGGGMTRDVLLQQIPVAFTDPFYLGGALLGATVAFFWRLESKWTNRMITVADALCLGCWAATGAQKTLALGLGVLPAMMMGLTTAVGGSIIRDVMVGKIPKIFGGANLYATPAATSAVIMVVFFKLNMPVLGMALSIIAALIFVLLAQWRGWVLPEALDLSINLTPRQFRQLLRLRDTKPQDSKDTNPVTKDKNTSGSD from the coding sequence ATGCCCACAAGTTCCTTAGCCCCTGAAGTTATTGAAATCTGGTTCCGGGCAGTCGATGTGACCGGAGTGTTTTGTGCTGCGGTAATTGGCGCGAAACTCGCTCGTGAGCGCCGTTTTGATGCAGTCGGGTTCGCCACCCTGGCGGTTATCTCCGCGCTGGGCGGCGGGATGACCCGGGACGTGCTACTACAACAGATTCCGGTTGCCTTTACCGATCCTTTTTATTTAGGAGGCGCCCTCTTGGGAGCCACCGTGGCGTTCTTTTGGCGCCTGGAATCAAAATGGACCAACCGGATGATAACCGTGGCCGACGCCCTCTGCCTGGGGTGTTGGGCCGCTACCGGCGCCCAAAAAACCCTCGCCCTGGGACTAGGGGTGTTACCTGCGATGATGATGGGACTAACTACTGCGGTGGGAGGAAGTATTATCCGGGACGTGATGGTGGGAAAGATTCCCAAGATTTTTGGGGGCGCTAATTTGTATGCCACCCCCGCTGCCACCTCGGCAGTAATCATGGTGGTATTTTTCAAACTAAATATGCCGGTACTGGGGATGGCGCTCTCCATTATTGCGGCGCTGATTTTTGTACTTTTGGCACAGTGGCGAGGATGGGTACTTCCCGAGGCACTTGATTTGAGCATCAATCTAACTCCCCGCCAGTTTCGGCAGCTTTTGCGTTTGCGTGATACCAAACCGCAGGATTCAAAAGACACTAATCCGGTCACTAAAGATAAAAACACCTCTGGCAGTGATTAA
- a CDS encoding alpha/beta hydrolase, with the protein MSKISIDTSRGITLAADFVVPVDSSKCAVVFAHSFLLDRHGLGWFDVFAKSYRSAGYATLQLDFSGCGESADDVIHLENQIEDLKAACGWLSERGFERIILHADGSGALVALRAVPDKVQALVLTAPILGPAEVSWEDVFSPSQLAELERVGHTRIPNDQGASRPYFVIGKQTLGELTMVDTEKLLHDIALPTLFVVDPQTLASQWFAPLVDDPQSLLPPNCELLFLDKLSLYGELPATYRKPDSTYPDAEKVDFLRDQVVAWVTRVAPAVRT; encoded by the coding sequence ATGAGCAAGATTAGTATCGACACTTCCCGAGGCATCACCTTGGCAGCCGACTTTGTAGTGCCGGTGGATTCCAGTAAATGCGCGGTGGTGTTTGCGCATTCTTTCTTGCTTGACCGCCACGGGCTGGGATGGTTCGATGTTTTCGCAAAATCTTATCGCAGCGCTGGTTACGCCACTTTGCAACTGGATTTTTCCGGCTGCGGGGAAAGTGCGGATGATGTGATCCATTTAGAAAACCAGATTGAGGATTTAAAGGCGGCCTGCGGTTGGCTCTCTGAACGAGGCTTCGAACGGATAATCTTGCATGCCGATGGCTCCGGAGCCTTGGTAGCTTTGCGTGCGGTCCCCGACAAGGTACAGGCACTGGTGCTTACGGCACCGATTTTAGGCCCGGCGGAGGTTTCCTGGGAGGACGTATTTTCGCCCTCGCAACTAGCTGAGTTAGAGCGGGTGGGACATACTCGGATCCCTAATGACCAGGGGGCTTCGCGACCATATTTTGTGATCGGGAAACAGACTTTGGGGGAACTAACCATGGTCGACACCGAAAAATTACTGCACGATATCGCCCTCCCGACCTTATTTGTGGTTGATCCCCAGACGCTCGCCTCGCAATGGTTTGCCCCACTGGTTGATGATCCGCAGTCGTTACTTCCTCCCAATTGCGAGCTGTTATTCCTAGATAAGCTCAGTTTGTATGGGGAGCTACCCGCTACCTACCGCAAACCGGACAGCACTTACCCGGATGCGGAGAAGGTGGATTTCTTGCGGGATCAAGTAGTTGCCTGGGTTACTCGTGTGGCTCCTGCGGTTAGAACATAA
- a CDS encoding MarR family winged helix-turn-helix transcriptional regulator — MDNTSNPTNERKQLLDQLLYELHRLVFASTDLVNRYSSKLGLHGKDGEALLQIWQAELSGTPLSPSELAEQLHITRAAVSYLTDRLIDLGYVNRETNETDRRKTILRISELGGQIGHGFTAPMEAGLNGLFAARTQKELKTFTEMLQDFVESLDTSHDLKA; from the coding sequence ATGGATAACACTTCGAACCCGACCAACGAGCGCAAGCAGCTATTAGACCAGCTCCTTTACGAACTACACAGATTAGTTTTTGCCTCAACTGACCTGGTCAACCGGTATTCCTCAAAATTGGGATTGCACGGGAAGGATGGAGAAGCCTTGCTGCAAATCTGGCAGGCAGAACTAAGTGGCACCCCCCTGTCCCCCTCGGAATTAGCAGAACAACTACACATCACCCGGGCAGCGGTTAGTTATCTCACCGATCGCCTCATCGATTTAGGATACGTAAACCGGGAAACTAATGAGACCGACCGCCGAAAAACCATACTGCGGATCTCAGAGCTTGGCGGACAAATCGGGCATGGCTTCACCGCCCCCATGGAAGCGGGACTTAATGGATTGTTTGCCGCGCGCACGCAAAAAGAACTGAAAACTTTTACCGAAATGCTCCAGGACTTCGTGGAATCCCTAGACACCTCCCACGACCTTAAAGCCTAA
- a CDS encoding PTS sugar transporter subunit IIA: MGEPSLQVCSPIPGRLVGLRQVPDLVFSGMIVGAGIAVRPLPGAKKLTAVAPISGRLIKLFPHAFMIANGEQTVLVHLGIDTVKMRGDGFTCHALENEMVKAGEPITTFSVKQIEKARYSPICPVVVLDSTPSDLENLRPEGNQVEVGDLLFEISAAPAGDPSEW, translated from the coding sequence ATGGGGGAGCCATCCTTACAGGTGTGTTCGCCGATTCCTGGGCGGCTAGTGGGGCTGCGGCAGGTACCAGACTTAGTGTTCTCCGGCATGATTGTGGGTGCCGGGATTGCGGTGCGTCCACTCCCCGGAGCCAAAAAACTGACGGCAGTAGCGCCCATTTCCGGGAGACTAATAAAGCTGTTCCCGCACGCTTTCATGATTGCCAACGGAGAACAAACAGTACTGGTACATCTGGGGATTGACACGGTAAAGATGCGGGGGGACGGTTTCACCTGCCACGCCCTCGAAAATGAAATGGTTAAAGCCGGAGAGCCCATCACTACTTTCTCGGTTAAACAAATTGAAAAAGCGCGTTACTCGCCGATTTGCCCGGTGGTGGTACTGGATTCGACTCCCTCTGATCTGGAAAATCTCCGCCCGGAAGGTAATCAGGTTGAAGTCGGGGATTTGTTGTTCGAAATCAGCGCCGCTCCTGCCGGCGATCCCAGCGAATGGTGA
- the hrpB gene encoding ATP-dependent helicase HrpB has translation MFTLSQARALAPELPAARILPKLESALETAGKVIVSAEPGSGKTTLVPPICWALEDARAKNNSPAAGVIVTEPRRIAARAAASYLQTLLPNNEDNLAAKVAFSIRGESTRSRDTRLDFVTAGLFLRQLLTDPEISGIGTVIIDEVHERSLDTDILLALLCEVRQLRPELRIVVMSATLDSELFRKVLGEDTPVLEAEGKLFPLQEVFAPPPARVRRISERGTSLELRDYLADLALKHRIQADTLVFAPAIADVEAIASALRLRASYPERIMTLHGQLSPREQAKVLSQGASSASEDALKPGEGRIIVATSVAESALTVPGVRQVIDSGLSRVPSRRLRGNAGGLSTLSCSRAAATQRGGRAARLGPGYVIRGYDQQTYARMEPDTQPEILRSDLAQTYLQLADWGQTDLEVLVLPTAPPPAAWQQAEKDLQALGALDNDCRITAFGRQLVQIPAHPRLARALILGARLVGERRAAQVVAALQVDLRSSDGDLWAAIRRAERQGDRTYRTERSRFEKLARRYQGIDTGSENFMSLLSARGGQLGQGSANSQAASSPANLQKLAGDLSVGLVVAMAFPDQIGRLTSKDGVYQLSGSGAARLDNDSSLSTSKWLAIAEIGVRKGGDDLIRLAAPLTEKLALELGSHLKQEKHFEEYRDGKISAWQQRCLGEIPLQRQKAKIREPERVLEAEYQRVGLDFLTWNPKATRLRARLRWAARYLPNVPAVSDQDLHDNPRFWQVLISYFAAGKNAANAPVTTWLEGILDYETRRTLEQEAPSEFLLPSGRRGAISYPDDITSGPPRVQAKLQEFFGMQSAPKILGGQVDLAMEMLSPAGRPLALVTDLDHFWDEVYPQVRAEMRGRYRKHPWPEDPRAALATAATNRQLRSR, from the coding sequence ATGTTCACGCTTTCCCAGGCACGCGCCCTCGCCCCTGAGCTTCCGGCGGCGAGAATCTTGCCGAAACTGGAAAGCGCCCTCGAAACCGCGGGGAAAGTAATTGTTTCCGCTGAGCCGGGGTCAGGGAAAACCACTTTGGTTCCTCCGATTTGCTGGGCGTTAGAGGATGCGCGGGCGAAAAATAACTCCCCGGCAGCGGGGGTAATAGTGACCGAGCCGCGCCGGATTGCCGCCCGGGCTGCTGCCAGTTACCTGCAGACACTGCTACCTAATAATGAGGATAACCTGGCAGCTAAAGTCGCATTTTCTATCCGGGGGGAATCCACTCGCAGCCGCGATACTCGCCTAGATTTTGTGACTGCCGGCCTGTTTTTGCGGCAACTGCTGACGGATCCGGAAATCTCGGGTATTGGTACGGTGATTATCGACGAGGTTCACGAAAGGTCTTTGGATACCGATATTTTATTAGCTCTGCTCTGCGAGGTGCGTCAGTTACGCCCGGAGCTGCGAATAGTCGTGATGTCGGCGACTTTAGATAGTGAACTGTTCCGCAAGGTTTTAGGGGAAGATACCCCCGTTTTAGAGGCAGAGGGCAAACTTTTTCCTCTGCAAGAAGTGTTCGCGCCGCCGCCAGCGCGGGTGCGGCGGATTAGTGAGCGGGGAACTTCCCTAGAGCTCCGCGACTATTTGGCTGATTTGGCGTTAAAACATCGCATACAGGCTGATACTTTAGTGTTTGCGCCCGCAATCGCGGACGTAGAGGCAATTGCCTCCGCATTGCGTTTGCGTGCTAGTTATCCGGAGCGAATCATGACTCTGCACGGACAGCTATCTCCCCGCGAGCAGGCAAAAGTGCTGTCCCAGGGTGCCTCTTCCGCCAGTGAGGACGCCCTTAAGCCCGGGGAGGGCAGGATAATTGTTGCCACTTCGGTGGCAGAATCGGCACTGACAGTTCCCGGGGTTCGCCAGGTGATTGACAGTGGATTATCGCGGGTTCCCAGTCGCCGTCTGCGTGGAAATGCCGGGGGATTGAGCACCTTGAGTTGCTCGCGAGCCGCGGCAACTCAACGCGGGGGACGTGCCGCGCGCCTGGGACCTGGATATGTGATTCGCGGCTATGACCAGCAAACTTATGCGCGTATGGAACCCGATACGCAGCCAGAAATCCTGCGGAGTGACCTTGCCCAGACCTATTTGCAACTGGCGGATTGGGGGCAAACCGATCTGGAAGTTCTGGTACTGCCTACCGCCCCTCCGCCTGCTGCCTGGCAGCAGGCGGAGAAGGATTTGCAGGCACTCGGCGCTTTAGATAATGATTGCCGGATTACCGCTTTTGGACGCCAATTGGTACAAATTCCAGCCCATCCCCGCCTGGCACGCGCCTTGATTTTGGGGGCGCGTCTGGTGGGTGAGCGCCGTGCCGCCCAGGTAGTGGCGGCTTTACAAGTGGATTTACGTAGTTCAGACGGTGATTTATGGGCTGCGATTCGCCGCGCGGAACGTCAAGGAGATAGAACTTATCGCACTGAGCGTAGCCGCTTTGAAAAATTGGCGCGGCGTTATCAAGGTATCGATACTGGTAGCGAGAACTTTATGTCGTTGTTATCTGCTAGGGGTGGGCAGCTAGGGCAAGGCAGCGCGAATAGCCAAGCTGCAAGTTCACCAGCTAATTTGCAAAAACTTGCAGGCGATTTAAGCGTTGGATTAGTGGTGGCGATGGCATTTCCCGATCAAATAGGGCGTCTAACCAGTAAGGACGGGGTATATCAGCTTTCTGGGTCGGGAGCGGCTCGCCTAGACAATGACAGTTCTTTATCCACCAGTAAATGGCTGGCGATTGCAGAAATTGGGGTGCGTAAAGGCGGTGACGACCTGATTCGTTTAGCCGCGCCCCTCACCGAGAAACTGGCGTTAGAGCTGGGAAGTCATCTAAAACAAGAAAAACATTTTGAAGAGTACCGGGATGGAAAAATCAGCGCTTGGCAGCAACGGTGTCTAGGAGAAATCCCTCTGCAGCGGCAAAAAGCGAAAATCCGAGAACCTGAGCGCGTCCTCGAAGCCGAGTATCAGCGGGTGGGGCTAGATTTTCTGACTTGGAACCCTAAAGCCACTCGCTTACGCGCCCGTTTGCGCTGGGCGGCGCGCTATTTGCCCAATGTCCCTGCAGTTAGTGACCAGGATTTACATGATAATCCCCGCTTCTGGCAGGTGTTGATCAGTTATTTTGCAGCAGGAAAAAACGCTGCAAATGCCCCGGTAACGACCTGGTTGGAGGGGATACTCGACTATGAAACTCGGCGTACCTTGGAACAAGAGGCACCCAGCGAATTTTTACTTCCTTCCGGCCGGCGCGGCGCTATTAGCTATCCCGACGATATCACCAGCGGCCCGCCTCGGGTGCAGGCGAAACTACAAGAATTCTTTGGGATGCAATCCGCGCCAAAAATCCTGGGAGGACAAGTCGACCTGGCGATGGAGATGCTGTCACCGGCAGGTCGCCCGCTGGCGTTAGTGACCGACTTAGATCACTTCTGGGATGAAGTCTATCCGCAGGTACGAGCGGAAATGCGGGGCAGGTACCGCAAGCATCCTTGGCCGGAAGATCCCCGCGCCGCCCTCGCCACTGCCGCCACCAACCGCCAACTCCGCTCCCGGTAA